From a region of the Coffea arabica cultivar ET-39 chromosome 3e, Coffea Arabica ET-39 HiFi, whole genome shotgun sequence genome:
- the LOC113734034 gene encoding SAC3 family protein B-like isoform X2 encodes MSFGGGFGKDSGPAAPRNQTPFGNFPRPPSPAQPFTRSPGEPETFKKINSRPSAFESRRLVTSPSRPSAEFSRPSQSAHTWSNGQKFSYKDYDAPVDESIPTVVPFVPSSTFTPSVPAKGSQFQDTRTTVSPTLVAFDEEILRRSIDVRGSRAGFLPKSQSDLFPQQMQSPHLPLLGNPYAEGAGPPFSEVQLSALSSNMWGDQSKSSGDLTSLLTQPVISSVSANATYDSRRKSPNKHVDSQVSKRSRSPNFSTSNGGPLEDSSHLQNSRRPSTSPPKPRLSAQYVSSGSQSRQESSTSGHLNKPEVVANKPMTLPAAKKTKLPSSSTLDQIFRETFNSPEDEINRELQAKAKRLMRFKDELTQPTENDLVSKNQSFSAKRQHPVMMEKRKLNGEDAVNMIQDSYNGHLPSDYEGLDSSGIITGLCLDMCPESERAERERKGDLDQYERLDGDRNQTSILLAVKKYNRTAEREAGMIRPMPILQRTMNYLLNLLNQPYDDMFLGLYNFLWDRMRAIRMDLRMQHIFSLGAIKMLEQMIRLHVIAMHELCEYNKGEGFSEGFDAHLNIEQMNKTSVELFQLYDDHRKKGTNVATEKEFRGYYALLKLDKHPGYKVEPAELSLDLAKMTPDMRQTQDVIFARDVARACRTGNFIAFFKLARKASYLQACLMHAHFAKLRTQALAALHSGLQNNQGIPIDHVSAWLGMEEEDIEDLLEYYGFSIKEFEVPYMVKDGPFLNADSDYPVKCSQLVNKKKSSSIVEDVSYSCLAKSSSPKEARVLELNKVVEHKPIPIQSQSIEIDNTNQAIDEEMLDYASSPKDDIKVTPTPRTSVKRKPYEDQLSPANPSLWDSSVFHSPRSQQDRIGSIQKSKFDTHFRNPLSSDIQVESRASTLHLMPKTVEKANFMLAPSDFVVQNSVAKQPIIEQFGEEQVGVNKEEMTEEVSTVNYDDEVSEAKLKLILRIWKRLSLKKRKLRVQKQLAANAALMSLSLGPPIWHPEIQSRSPGDFNIDQLMSKRLEIREKSWSRLNVSEVVAAELSGKNPDSKCLCWKILLLAEHSSYGENWRKEFSDLAAVPWLVSKLLPPTYDDDYTADLPFSSPNTSIWKKWFPSESGNEEICCLTIIKNAKLENQNEELAGASAIVFLVSELIPWELQRQWLHNVLMALPSGTSLPLLILSGSCRDTLDTSSIIKELRLHDMDQSRISNFSVAYLKSQQMGQVDGFFSDELLREGLQWLASESPSQPVLRCMKTRELVLSHLTSSLEVLDGVDGREVGPNDCISAFNDALDQTLRKVAAAVHANPASWPCPEISLLEESGVEYKAILQYLPSLGWSSAARVELLMRALSDSKLPPFEDHIFWWCTSSSNGNNIENQRSQLENCLIKYLSETSHMMGLPLASKEAGIMLQKFAQLKLDSSAYFIIPNWAMIFQRVFHWRLMDLSNDAISSAYILVQDDISPLTSGLHDRAEGSTSVPYLVRPSLDEMVAIGCDSSTKEMRGFDHGASRPCSAACYSDGHEVPKMTINDNNMEDDRGNFEQIDTSIAKRYHKANDLKNGSGSALAAKATDDADKLSELLDKCNILQSMIQEKLSIYF; translated from the exons ATGTCTTTTGGTGGGGGATTTGGGAAGGACTCAGGTCCTGCTGCACCAAGAAACCAAACCCCATTTGGAAATTTCCCTAGGCCTCCTTCCCCAGCTCAACCCTTTACTAGATCCCCCGG AGAACCTGAAactttcaagaaaattaattcACGCCCTTCGGCTTTTGAAAGCCGACGCTTGGTGACGAGTCCATCTCGACCATCTGCAGAATTTTCAAG ACCCAGTCAATCTGCTCATACGTGGAGCAATGGCCAAAAGTTTTCTTACAAAGACTATGATGCTCCGGTTGATGAAAGCATTCCAACAGTAGTGCCATTTGTTCCTTCAAGTACTTTTACACCAAGTGTTCCTGCTAAAGGTTCTCAATTTCAAGATACCAGGACAACTGTATCACCTACTTTGGTGGCTTTTGATGAAGAGATTTTGAGAAGATCCATAGATGTTAGAGGAAG TCGTGCAGGTTTTCTTCCTAAAAGTCAGAGCGACTTGTTTCCACAGCAAATGCAATCACCTCATCTGCCTTTACTGGGAAACCCCTATGCTGAGGGTGCTGGCCCTCCATTTAGTGAAGTTCAACT GTCTGCTTTGTCTTCCAACATGTGGGGCGACCAGTCAAAGTCGTCGGGGGATTTGACCAGCCTGCTCACTCAACCAGTTATATCTTCTGTCTCTGCAAATGCTACTTATGATTCTAGAAGAAAGTCCCCAAACAAGCATGTGGACTCTCAGGTTTCCAAGCGAAGCAGGTCGCCAAATTTTTCCACCAGTAATGGTGGCCCCTTAGAGGATTCTTCGCACCTTCAAAATTCCCGGAG GCCTTCTACATCACCTCCCAAACCAAGGCTGAGTGCTCAGTATGTGTCTTCTGGTTCTCAAAGTCGTCAAGAATCTTCAACATCAGGGCACCTCAATAAACCAGAAGTAGTTGCAAATAAGCCTATGACCTTACCAGCTGCCAAAAAAACCAAATTGCCTTCCTCATCAACATTAGATCAAATCTTTCGGGAAACTTTCAATTCCCCGGAGGATGAGATAAATCG AGAGTTGCAAGCCAAAGCAAAGCGGTTGATGCGATTCAAGGATGAATTGACACAACCAACGGAAAATGATCTAGTTTCCAAAAATCAAAGCTTTTCTGCGAAAAGACAGCATCCAGTTATGATGGAGAAGCGGAAGTTAAATGGGGAAGATGCAGTTAATATGATACAGGATTCCTATAATGGTCATCTCCCTTCTGATTATGAAGGCCTGGATTCATCTGGAATTATAACTGGATTGTGTCTTGATATGTGCCCAG AGTCAGAGAGAGcagaaagagaaaggaaaggagATCTTGATCAGTATGAACGCTTGGATGGGGATAGAAATCAAACTAGCATATTGCTTGCTGTTAAAAAG TACAACAGGACAGCTGAGAGGGAAGCTGGAATGATACGACCTATGCCAATCTTGCAAAGGACGATGAATTATCTTTTAAATTTGCTGAATCAGCCTTATGATGATATGTTTCTTGGCTTGTACAATTTCTTATGGGATAGGATGCGGGCCATACGTATGGACCTGAGGATGCAGCATATTTTCAGCCTGGGAGCTATTAAGATGCTGGAGCAAATG ATAAGACTTCATGTAATAGCCATGCATGAGTTATGTGAATATAATAAAGGAGAGGGATTTTCTGAAGGATTTGATGCACATCTTAATATAGAACAGATGAACAAAACGTCGGTTGAATTATTCCAATTGTATGACGATCACAGGAAGAAAGGGACAAATGTAGCTACTGAAAAAGAATTCAGAGGTTATTATGCACTTCTCAAGCTTGATAAACATCCAGGATACAAA GTTGAACCTGCAGAGCTTTCTCTTGATCTAGCGAAGATGACACCAGATATGCGGCAAACTCAAGATGTAATATTTGCTCGTGATGTAGCAAG AGCCTGCAGAACAGGCAACTTCATTGCCTTCTTTAAGCTTGCACGGAAAGCTAGCTATCTTCAGGCATGTTTAATGCATGCACATTTTGCAAAG TTACGAACCCAGGCACTCGCTGCTTTACATAGTGGTCTGCAGAACAACCAAGGAATTCCAATAGATCATGTCTCTGCATGGCTTGGCATGGAG GAAGAGGACATAGAAGATCTTCTTGAGTACTATGGGTTCTCTATAAAGGAGTTTGAAGTACCATATATGGTTAAGGATGGTCCATTTCTGAATGCTGACAGTGACTATCCTGTCAAGTGTTCACAACTTGTTAATAAGAAAAAGTCTAGCTCCATTGTTGAGGATGTCTCATATTCTTGTCTAGCCAAATCATCTTCTCCTAAAGAAGCTAGAGTACTCGAGTTGAATAAGGTTGTCGAGCATAAACCGATCCCCATCCAATCTCAGTCTATTGAGATTGACAACACTAACCAGGCAATTGATGAGGAAATGCTTGATTATGCCTCATCACCTAAAGATGACATCAAAGTGACACCTACCCCTAGAACATCAGTCAAAAGGAAACCATACGAGGATCAGTTATCTCCTGCAAACCCTTCTTTGTGGGATTCCTCTGTCTTTCATTCCCCTAGATCACAGCAAGATAGAATTGGAAGTATACAGAAGTCAAAATTTGACACCCACTTCAGAAATCCTCTCAGCAGTGACATACAGGTTGAATCAAGAGCATCAACGTTGCACCTTATGCCTAAGACAGTGGAGAAAGCAAACTTCATGCTAGCACCAAGTGACTTTGTTGTACAAAATTCAGTAGCAAAGCAGCCAATAATAGAACAATTTGGAGAAGAGCAGGTTGGTGTTAACAAAGAAGAAATGACTGAGGAAGTGTCTACAGTAAATTATGATGATGAAGTTTCTGAAGCAAAACTTAAGCTGATTTTGAG GATTTggaagcgcctttctttaaaaaaaagaaaattgcgtGTGCAGAAACAGCTAGCAGCAAATGCTGCTTTGATGTCCTTATCATTGGGGCCTCCTATTTGGCACCCAGAAATA CAATCAAGATCTCCTGGTGATTTTAACATTGACCAGCTTATGAGCAAGAGACTTGAAATTCGAGAAAAGTCGTGGTCAAGGTTGAATGTTTCAGAAGTGGTAGCAGCTGAACTTAGTGGAAAAAATCCAGATAGTAAATGCCTTTGTTGGAAAATTCTTTTACTGGCTGAGCACAGTTCCTATGGTGAAAATTGGAGAAAGGAGTTCTCTGATTTGGCTGCAGTCCCCTGGCTGGTTTCTAAGCTTTTGCCTCCCACATATGATGACGACTATACTGCCGATTTGCCTTTTTCATCTCCCAATACGTCAATATGGAAAAAGTGGTTTCCAAGTGAATCTGGCAACGAGGAGATCTGTTGTTTGACAATAATTAAGAATGCCAAATTAGAGAACCAGAATGAGGAACTTGCTGGTGCAAGTGCAATTGTCTTTCTTGTGTCAGAATTAATCCCCTGGGAGTTGCAAAGACAATGGCTTCATAACGTTCTGATGGCTTTACCTTCTGGTACAAGCTTGCCTCTGTTAATCTTAAGTGGTTCATGCAGGGATACTTTAGACACTTCCTCAATAATCAAAGAGTTGAGGCTTCATGACATGGACCAATCTCGTATCAGTAACTTTTCTGTTGCTTATCTTAAAAGCCAACAAATGGGTCAGGTTGATGGATTTTTTAGTGATGAGCTGTTGAGGGAAGGGTTACAGTGGCTAGCAAGTGAATCACCCTCTCAACCTGTACTTCGCTGCATGAAAACACGTGAATTGGTACTCTCTCACTTGACTTCTTCATTAGAGGTTCTTGATGGCGTGGATGGTCGTGAAGTGGGCCCAAATGACTGTATTTCTGCTTTCAATGATGCCCTGGACCAAACTTTGAGGAAAGTAGCTGCTGCTGTTCATGCAAATCCTGCCTCTTGGCCCTGTCCTGAAATTTCTTTGCTGGAGGAGTCTGGTGTTGAGTACAAAGCAATTTTACAGTATTTGCCAAGCTTAGGGTGGAGCTCAGCTGCAAGAGTAGAACTGCTTATGCGTGCATTAAGTGATTCTAAGCTTCCGCCTTTTGAGGATCATATCTTTTGGTGGTGTACAAGTTCTAGTAACGGTAACAACATTGAGAACCAGAGGTCACAGCTGGAAAATTGCTTAATCAAGTATTTAAGTGAAACAAGTCATATGATGGGATTGCCATTGGCATCAAAGGAGGCAGGCATTATGCTACAAAAGTTTGCTCAACTCAAGCTGGATAGTTCAGCTTATTTTATTATACCAAACTGGGCTATGATTTTCCAGCGTGTGTTTCATTGGCGGTTAATGGATTTGTCCAATGATGCAATTTCTTCAGCATATATCTTGGTCCAAGATGACATTTCCCCGTTAACTTCTGGATTGCATGATAGAGCAGAAGGTAGTACGTCAGTGCCTTACTTGGTCCGTCCTTCTCTTGATGAAATGGTTGCCATTGGCTGTGATTCTTCAACCAAAGAAATGCGCGGTTTTGATCACGGAGCTTCGCGGCCGTGTTCAGCGGCGTGCTATTCAGATGGGCATGAAGTTCCGAAAATGACTATTAATGACAACAACATGGAGGATGATAGAGGGAATTTTGAGCAAATCGACACATCAATTGCGAAACGATATCATAAAGCCAATGATTTGAAGAATGGTAGCGGATCCGCTTTGGCTGCCAAGGCCACAGATGACGCAGACAAATTAAGTGAACTGTTGGACAAGTGCAATATACTGCAGAGCATGATACAAGAGAAGTTATCAATCTACTTCTAG
- the LOC113734034 gene encoding SAC3 family protein B-like isoform X1, protein MSFGGGFGKDSGPAAPRNQTPFGNFPRPPSPAQPFTRSPGEPETFKKINSRPSAFESRRLVTSPSRPSAEFSRPSQSAHTWSNGQKFSYKDYDAPVDESIPTVVPFVPSSTFTPSVPAKGSQFQDTRTTVSPTLVAFDEEILRRSIDVRGSRAGFLPKSQSDLFPQQMQSPHLPLLGNPYAEGAGPPFSEVQLRSALSSNMWGDQSKSSGDLTSLLTQPVISSVSANATYDSRRKSPNKHVDSQVSKRSRSPNFSTSNGGPLEDSSHLQNSRRPSTSPPKPRLSAQYVSSGSQSRQESSTSGHLNKPEVVANKPMTLPAAKKTKLPSSSTLDQIFRETFNSPEDEINRELQAKAKRLMRFKDELTQPTENDLVSKNQSFSAKRQHPVMMEKRKLNGEDAVNMIQDSYNGHLPSDYEGLDSSGIITGLCLDMCPESERAERERKGDLDQYERLDGDRNQTSILLAVKKYNRTAEREAGMIRPMPILQRTMNYLLNLLNQPYDDMFLGLYNFLWDRMRAIRMDLRMQHIFSLGAIKMLEQMIRLHVIAMHELCEYNKGEGFSEGFDAHLNIEQMNKTSVELFQLYDDHRKKGTNVATEKEFRGYYALLKLDKHPGYKVEPAELSLDLAKMTPDMRQTQDVIFARDVARACRTGNFIAFFKLARKASYLQACLMHAHFAKLRTQALAALHSGLQNNQGIPIDHVSAWLGMEEEDIEDLLEYYGFSIKEFEVPYMVKDGPFLNADSDYPVKCSQLVNKKKSSSIVEDVSYSCLAKSSSPKEARVLELNKVVEHKPIPIQSQSIEIDNTNQAIDEEMLDYASSPKDDIKVTPTPRTSVKRKPYEDQLSPANPSLWDSSVFHSPRSQQDRIGSIQKSKFDTHFRNPLSSDIQVESRASTLHLMPKTVEKANFMLAPSDFVVQNSVAKQPIIEQFGEEQVGVNKEEMTEEVSTVNYDDEVSEAKLKLILRIWKRLSLKKRKLRVQKQLAANAALMSLSLGPPIWHPEIQSRSPGDFNIDQLMSKRLEIREKSWSRLNVSEVVAAELSGKNPDSKCLCWKILLLAEHSSYGENWRKEFSDLAAVPWLVSKLLPPTYDDDYTADLPFSSPNTSIWKKWFPSESGNEEICCLTIIKNAKLENQNEELAGASAIVFLVSELIPWELQRQWLHNVLMALPSGTSLPLLILSGSCRDTLDTSSIIKELRLHDMDQSRISNFSVAYLKSQQMGQVDGFFSDELLREGLQWLASESPSQPVLRCMKTRELVLSHLTSSLEVLDGVDGREVGPNDCISAFNDALDQTLRKVAAAVHANPASWPCPEISLLEESGVEYKAILQYLPSLGWSSAARVELLMRALSDSKLPPFEDHIFWWCTSSSNGNNIENQRSQLENCLIKYLSETSHMMGLPLASKEAGIMLQKFAQLKLDSSAYFIIPNWAMIFQRVFHWRLMDLSNDAISSAYILVQDDISPLTSGLHDRAEGSTSVPYLVRPSLDEMVAIGCDSSTKEMRGFDHGASRPCSAACYSDGHEVPKMTINDNNMEDDRGNFEQIDTSIAKRYHKANDLKNGSGSALAAKATDDADKLSELLDKCNILQSMIQEKLSIYF, encoded by the exons ATGTCTTTTGGTGGGGGATTTGGGAAGGACTCAGGTCCTGCTGCACCAAGAAACCAAACCCCATTTGGAAATTTCCCTAGGCCTCCTTCCCCAGCTCAACCCTTTACTAGATCCCCCGG AGAACCTGAAactttcaagaaaattaattcACGCCCTTCGGCTTTTGAAAGCCGACGCTTGGTGACGAGTCCATCTCGACCATCTGCAGAATTTTCAAG ACCCAGTCAATCTGCTCATACGTGGAGCAATGGCCAAAAGTTTTCTTACAAAGACTATGATGCTCCGGTTGATGAAAGCATTCCAACAGTAGTGCCATTTGTTCCTTCAAGTACTTTTACACCAAGTGTTCCTGCTAAAGGTTCTCAATTTCAAGATACCAGGACAACTGTATCACCTACTTTGGTGGCTTTTGATGAAGAGATTTTGAGAAGATCCATAGATGTTAGAGGAAG TCGTGCAGGTTTTCTTCCTAAAAGTCAGAGCGACTTGTTTCCACAGCAAATGCAATCACCTCATCTGCCTTTACTGGGAAACCCCTATGCTGAGGGTGCTGGCCCTCCATTTAGTGAAGTTCAACT CAGGTCTGCTTTGTCTTCCAACATGTGGGGCGACCAGTCAAAGTCGTCGGGGGATTTGACCAGCCTGCTCACTCAACCAGTTATATCTTCTGTCTCTGCAAATGCTACTTATGATTCTAGAAGAAAGTCCCCAAACAAGCATGTGGACTCTCAGGTTTCCAAGCGAAGCAGGTCGCCAAATTTTTCCACCAGTAATGGTGGCCCCTTAGAGGATTCTTCGCACCTTCAAAATTCCCGGAG GCCTTCTACATCACCTCCCAAACCAAGGCTGAGTGCTCAGTATGTGTCTTCTGGTTCTCAAAGTCGTCAAGAATCTTCAACATCAGGGCACCTCAATAAACCAGAAGTAGTTGCAAATAAGCCTATGACCTTACCAGCTGCCAAAAAAACCAAATTGCCTTCCTCATCAACATTAGATCAAATCTTTCGGGAAACTTTCAATTCCCCGGAGGATGAGATAAATCG AGAGTTGCAAGCCAAAGCAAAGCGGTTGATGCGATTCAAGGATGAATTGACACAACCAACGGAAAATGATCTAGTTTCCAAAAATCAAAGCTTTTCTGCGAAAAGACAGCATCCAGTTATGATGGAGAAGCGGAAGTTAAATGGGGAAGATGCAGTTAATATGATACAGGATTCCTATAATGGTCATCTCCCTTCTGATTATGAAGGCCTGGATTCATCTGGAATTATAACTGGATTGTGTCTTGATATGTGCCCAG AGTCAGAGAGAGcagaaagagaaaggaaaggagATCTTGATCAGTATGAACGCTTGGATGGGGATAGAAATCAAACTAGCATATTGCTTGCTGTTAAAAAG TACAACAGGACAGCTGAGAGGGAAGCTGGAATGATACGACCTATGCCAATCTTGCAAAGGACGATGAATTATCTTTTAAATTTGCTGAATCAGCCTTATGATGATATGTTTCTTGGCTTGTACAATTTCTTATGGGATAGGATGCGGGCCATACGTATGGACCTGAGGATGCAGCATATTTTCAGCCTGGGAGCTATTAAGATGCTGGAGCAAATG ATAAGACTTCATGTAATAGCCATGCATGAGTTATGTGAATATAATAAAGGAGAGGGATTTTCTGAAGGATTTGATGCACATCTTAATATAGAACAGATGAACAAAACGTCGGTTGAATTATTCCAATTGTATGACGATCACAGGAAGAAAGGGACAAATGTAGCTACTGAAAAAGAATTCAGAGGTTATTATGCACTTCTCAAGCTTGATAAACATCCAGGATACAAA GTTGAACCTGCAGAGCTTTCTCTTGATCTAGCGAAGATGACACCAGATATGCGGCAAACTCAAGATGTAATATTTGCTCGTGATGTAGCAAG AGCCTGCAGAACAGGCAACTTCATTGCCTTCTTTAAGCTTGCACGGAAAGCTAGCTATCTTCAGGCATGTTTAATGCATGCACATTTTGCAAAG TTACGAACCCAGGCACTCGCTGCTTTACATAGTGGTCTGCAGAACAACCAAGGAATTCCAATAGATCATGTCTCTGCATGGCTTGGCATGGAG GAAGAGGACATAGAAGATCTTCTTGAGTACTATGGGTTCTCTATAAAGGAGTTTGAAGTACCATATATGGTTAAGGATGGTCCATTTCTGAATGCTGACAGTGACTATCCTGTCAAGTGTTCACAACTTGTTAATAAGAAAAAGTCTAGCTCCATTGTTGAGGATGTCTCATATTCTTGTCTAGCCAAATCATCTTCTCCTAAAGAAGCTAGAGTACTCGAGTTGAATAAGGTTGTCGAGCATAAACCGATCCCCATCCAATCTCAGTCTATTGAGATTGACAACACTAACCAGGCAATTGATGAGGAAATGCTTGATTATGCCTCATCACCTAAAGATGACATCAAAGTGACACCTACCCCTAGAACATCAGTCAAAAGGAAACCATACGAGGATCAGTTATCTCCTGCAAACCCTTCTTTGTGGGATTCCTCTGTCTTTCATTCCCCTAGATCACAGCAAGATAGAATTGGAAGTATACAGAAGTCAAAATTTGACACCCACTTCAGAAATCCTCTCAGCAGTGACATACAGGTTGAATCAAGAGCATCAACGTTGCACCTTATGCCTAAGACAGTGGAGAAAGCAAACTTCATGCTAGCACCAAGTGACTTTGTTGTACAAAATTCAGTAGCAAAGCAGCCAATAATAGAACAATTTGGAGAAGAGCAGGTTGGTGTTAACAAAGAAGAAATGACTGAGGAAGTGTCTACAGTAAATTATGATGATGAAGTTTCTGAAGCAAAACTTAAGCTGATTTTGAG GATTTggaagcgcctttctttaaaaaaaagaaaattgcgtGTGCAGAAACAGCTAGCAGCAAATGCTGCTTTGATGTCCTTATCATTGGGGCCTCCTATTTGGCACCCAGAAATA CAATCAAGATCTCCTGGTGATTTTAACATTGACCAGCTTATGAGCAAGAGACTTGAAATTCGAGAAAAGTCGTGGTCAAGGTTGAATGTTTCAGAAGTGGTAGCAGCTGAACTTAGTGGAAAAAATCCAGATAGTAAATGCCTTTGTTGGAAAATTCTTTTACTGGCTGAGCACAGTTCCTATGGTGAAAATTGGAGAAAGGAGTTCTCTGATTTGGCTGCAGTCCCCTGGCTGGTTTCTAAGCTTTTGCCTCCCACATATGATGACGACTATACTGCCGATTTGCCTTTTTCATCTCCCAATACGTCAATATGGAAAAAGTGGTTTCCAAGTGAATCTGGCAACGAGGAGATCTGTTGTTTGACAATAATTAAGAATGCCAAATTAGAGAACCAGAATGAGGAACTTGCTGGTGCAAGTGCAATTGTCTTTCTTGTGTCAGAATTAATCCCCTGGGAGTTGCAAAGACAATGGCTTCATAACGTTCTGATGGCTTTACCTTCTGGTACAAGCTTGCCTCTGTTAATCTTAAGTGGTTCATGCAGGGATACTTTAGACACTTCCTCAATAATCAAAGAGTTGAGGCTTCATGACATGGACCAATCTCGTATCAGTAACTTTTCTGTTGCTTATCTTAAAAGCCAACAAATGGGTCAGGTTGATGGATTTTTTAGTGATGAGCTGTTGAGGGAAGGGTTACAGTGGCTAGCAAGTGAATCACCCTCTCAACCTGTACTTCGCTGCATGAAAACACGTGAATTGGTACTCTCTCACTTGACTTCTTCATTAGAGGTTCTTGATGGCGTGGATGGTCGTGAAGTGGGCCCAAATGACTGTATTTCTGCTTTCAATGATGCCCTGGACCAAACTTTGAGGAAAGTAGCTGCTGCTGTTCATGCAAATCCTGCCTCTTGGCCCTGTCCTGAAATTTCTTTGCTGGAGGAGTCTGGTGTTGAGTACAAAGCAATTTTACAGTATTTGCCAAGCTTAGGGTGGAGCTCAGCTGCAAGAGTAGAACTGCTTATGCGTGCATTAAGTGATTCTAAGCTTCCGCCTTTTGAGGATCATATCTTTTGGTGGTGTACAAGTTCTAGTAACGGTAACAACATTGAGAACCAGAGGTCACAGCTGGAAAATTGCTTAATCAAGTATTTAAGTGAAACAAGTCATATGATGGGATTGCCATTGGCATCAAAGGAGGCAGGCATTATGCTACAAAAGTTTGCTCAACTCAAGCTGGATAGTTCAGCTTATTTTATTATACCAAACTGGGCTATGATTTTCCAGCGTGTGTTTCATTGGCGGTTAATGGATTTGTCCAATGATGCAATTTCTTCAGCATATATCTTGGTCCAAGATGACATTTCCCCGTTAACTTCTGGATTGCATGATAGAGCAGAAGGTAGTACGTCAGTGCCTTACTTGGTCCGTCCTTCTCTTGATGAAATGGTTGCCATTGGCTGTGATTCTTCAACCAAAGAAATGCGCGGTTTTGATCACGGAGCTTCGCGGCCGTGTTCAGCGGCGTGCTATTCAGATGGGCATGAAGTTCCGAAAATGACTATTAATGACAACAACATGGAGGATGATAGAGGGAATTTTGAGCAAATCGACACATCAATTGCGAAACGATATCATAAAGCCAATGATTTGAAGAATGGTAGCGGATCCGCTTTGGCTGCCAAGGCCACAGATGACGCAGACAAATTAAGTGAACTGTTGGACAAGTGCAATATACTGCAGAGCATGATACAAGAGAAGTTATCAATCTACTTCTAG